Genomic window (Candidatus Hydrogenedentota bacterium):
GCTCGAGTGCCTCCCTCCACGTGCCGTCAGGCGTCTCCCACGCGCTTTGAGCGCGAGTGATCAGGCGCGCGCCCTGCAGCTGCCGCAGGGTCTCGCCAAGCCCGTCCGCCTTTGCATCGATGAGAATCCGGTGCGACCGTGTTTCCCGGGCATGGTTCCACGTCAAGACCAGCGCGCCGGGCCCGTCCGCCGCGCACGACCCGAACAAGAGCAGTGGATTGTCCTGGAACACGACATCGCGCGGCTGCGGTTCGAGCACGGGTTCCTGTAGCCCTTCGAAAACGCAACGCAGTTCTCGTGCGACCGGCTGCGCCACGGATGAAAAGAGGCGCAGCGTCTCCATGTCCACCCGTTCGCGCGGAGTGGCAAACCGGCTCACCCCGCCGGTCTCTTGCGCCAGCAGCGCGAGGAACCGGTCCTGGCTTGCGCTGCCGATGCCGAGGCAATGCAGCCGCGCGTTGCATCGCCTGACCCGCGCTATGATGTCCTCGGTCCCGAAGACCTGGCCGTCCGTAACGAGAAAGAGGTCGCCGCCCTGGTCTCCGAGGAGCAGCACCGCGGCGTCCAGACCCTGAGCCAGCTCCGTGCCGCCGCGCGCATGCACCGTATCCAGGAAGCGCGCTGCCGCATCGCGGTTTTCCATGGTCCCGTTGAGCAGCGACGGACGAAACTGCTCGCTCGTCGAGTCGAATGCGACGATGCCGAACGTGTCCTGCTCGGACAGGGCGCCGAGGCAGGCCTTGACGGCATTGCGCGCCTGCTGCATGGGCGCGCCGCTCATCGAACCGGAGCGGTCCAGCACGAACACGACGCGCCTGTGCGCTTCCAGGGGTTCGCCAAAAACCGTTGACGGAACCAGCACCGCGAAGCGGCCCCTGCCGCGCGCGTCCGTCCCGGCGTACGAGAGTACCGCGGCGGCGTCTCGCCGGGCCTCGAGGACCAAGTCCCGATTCGGCACATCGCCTTCGGTCGCCAGTTGCACGCGCACATCCCCGTCCCGGGTCAGGCACCGGATGGCGTGGGACGGCGAACTGACCTCGACGGCTGCGCCGCCGAGGCGGACGTCGAGGTCGAATCCGACGCGGTGCAGCGATGACGCATCCTGCTTCCAGACAGGCAATACCAGGTCGTCAAACGGCGCATTGGGCAGTTCGAGTTCTCCCGTGGCAGTGTCGTCAAAGAAGGCGCGGGTCTGCGCGTGATAGGCGGGCGCAAGCGCGAAGGGAAACCGGAACCGCAGACCATCGTCGCGGGCTTCCACGCCCGCGAGCAGCTCGATCATGACCTGCACGTCTTCGCCCGGCTTCAGATTGCCCACCGTCAGATTCACGATGCCGTCGCGGTACGTGCGCGCCATGGTCGCAAGATGGCCCGCCTCGAGCCCGGCCTCGTACGCCTCCTGCGCTTCCGCCACGGGCCGCAGTTCCGAATGGACGTCAAAACCCGCGCCCACGACGCGAAACCGCTTCAGCGCGGCGTCGCGCGGCAGCATGAACGCATAGACCACCTCGAGCGGATGGTCTTCGGCCGAGCGGAAACCGTGGCGCACCACGAGGTGCGCGCCCACGGGCAGGATCGTGCCGGTCAGCCACAACTCCTGCATCGCCAGCCGGGCGTCCCGTCCGTCCGCCGCGCTGCATACGGAAAAAGAGCCCCCTTCAAGTGTTGTCGTACTCATTCTGTGTCTCCCGTTCCTTTCT
Coding sequences:
- a CDS encoding VWA domain-containing protein, with the protein product MSTTTLEGGSFSVCSAADGRDARLAMQELWLTGTILPVGAHLVVRHGFRSAEDHPLEVVYAFMLPRDAALKRFRVVGAGFDVHSELRPVAEAQEAYEAGLEAGHLATMARTYRDGIVNLTVGNLKPGEDVQVMIELLAGVEARDDGLRFRFPFALAPAYHAQTRAFFDDTATGELELPNAPFDDLVLPVWKQDASSLHRVGFDLDVRLGGAAVEVSSPSHAIRCLTRDGDVRVQLATEGDVPNRDLVLEARRDAAAVLSYAGTDARGRGRFAVLVPSTVFGEPLEAHRRVVFVLDRSGSMSGAPMQQARNAVKACLGALSEQDTFGIVAFDSTSEQFRPSLLNGTMENRDAAARFLDTVHARGGTELAQGLDAAVLLLGDQGGDLFLVTDGQVFGTEDIIARVRRCNARLHCLGIGSASQDRFLALLAQETGGVSRFATPRERVDMETLRLFSSVAQPVARELRCVFEGLQEPVLEPQPRDVVFQDNPLLLFGSCAADGPGALVLTWNHARETRSHRILIDAKADGLGETLRQLQGARLITRAQSAWETPDGTWREALEQVSREYELSSRVMTLVAVAARAGDAAGEMPETRVVPVGMPEGVQFESYFAPSPLLLCSPDYREDVLFQRVDSGFFAVCAEPAPVSAPRGGFVRKSKRDSGGDAQAHMDDMVALAGLLEPDGGMPGDSPAARVAASLALLMALLQEGNTEQCGPFAAHVRRLLDFLRRVDATALDAEQNGLLAAVLRRREVSAGHRRDWQRLVRRIREGGMPSAVVWKKLRQLIRE